The following are from one region of the Veillonella nakazawae genome:
- the narJ gene encoding nitrate reductase molybdenum cofactor assembly chaperone — MKDAQKIALIASFLLRYPDEQWYNELPEWREDAQSVGHPQLRQGLLEFFDYVEESNKKEFEDQYVRTFDFSQNTTMYLSTYELQGTGEQAEELVKFKAFFLENDYDLPKEMPDYIPALLELCAVIDDEKAKEIYDYCKPKLEYIRERFIEAKLPYAFLFDIILSVANGLEDGAR; from the coding sequence ATGAAGGATGCTCAGAAAATCGCTCTTATTGCGTCATTTCTTCTACGCTATCCTGATGAACAATGGTATAACGAACTACCTGAATGGAGAGAGGACGCCCAATCCGTTGGGCATCCTCAACTTCGCCAAGGTTTATTAGAATTCTTCGACTATGTAGAGGAATCCAATAAAAAAGAATTTGAAGACCAATATGTTCGTACCTTTGATTTTAGTCAAAATACAACTATGTATTTGTCGACTTATGAATTACAAGGTACTGGGGAACAAGCAGAAGAACTCGTTAAATTTAAAGCTTTCTTCCTAGAAAACGACTATGATTTACCAAAAGAAATGCCAGACTATATTCCAGCACTTCTTGAATTATGTGCCGTTATCGATGATGAAAAAGCAAAAGAAATTTACGACTATTGTAAGCCAAAATTGGAATACATTAGAGAACGCTTCATTGAGGCTAAATTGCCTTATGCATTCTTGTTTGATATTATCTTGTCTGTTGCAAATGGATTGGAGGACGGTGCACGATGA